The Streptomyces sp. NBC_00224 genome has a window encoding:
- a CDS encoding DinB family protein, with translation MLENWLDFQRATLALKCAGLDDRRLRHAAVEPSSMTILGLVRHMAEVERNWFQRVFTGQDIPRLFGEGGDGGFVLDPDQGIEDALAVWRAEIEVGRERTAGASLDASGTLSEEGAAFMGDPTVSLRWILIHMIEEYARHNGHADLLRERIDGVTGV, from the coding sequence CTGAAGTGCGCGGGGCTCGACGACCGTCGACTGCGGCACGCGGCGGTGGAGCCGTCGTCGATGACCATCCTCGGCCTCGTCCGGCACATGGCGGAGGTCGAACGGAACTGGTTCCAGCGGGTGTTCACCGGGCAGGACATACCGCGGCTGTTCGGGGAGGGCGGTGACGGCGGGTTCGTGCTCGACCCGGACCAGGGGATCGAGGACGCGCTGGCTGTCTGGCGTGCCGAGATCGAGGTCGGGCGCGAGCGTACGGCAGGGGCGTCGCTCGACGCGTCGGGGACGCTCTCGGAGGAGGGCGCCGCGTTCATGGGCGACCCGACCGTCTCCCTGCGCTGGATCCTCATCCACATGATCGAGGAGTACGCACGGCACAACGGGCACGCCGATCTGCTCAGGGAGCGCATCGACGGGGTCACGGGGGTGTAG
- a CDS encoding slipin family protein yields MQLLIILIVVVGLLALLALAMTLKIVKQYEQGVLFRLGRLAGTRAPGLRTIIPIVDVLHRVSLRIVTMPIQSQGIITRDNVSVDVSAVAYFRVVDAVKSVIAIENVHAATNQIAQTTLRKVVGQHTLDETLSETDRINLGIREILDVATAEWGVEVTLVELKDIQLPDSMKRAMARQAEAEREKRAKIINAEGESLAAAALGDASDTMMAHPLALQLRNLQSLVEIGVDKNTTVVFPAPLMSTIGELGAFLSRESAAAAPVPAPAPAPAPAPAPEPVDLAKAGHAPGPKANGAIQQPV; encoded by the coding sequence ATGCAGCTTCTCATCATCCTCATCGTCGTCGTCGGCCTCCTCGCGCTGCTGGCGCTGGCCATGACCCTCAAGATCGTCAAGCAGTACGAGCAAGGGGTCCTCTTCCGGCTCGGCCGCCTGGCCGGCACCCGCGCGCCCGGCCTGCGGACCATCATCCCGATCGTCGACGTACTGCACCGGGTGTCGCTGCGCATCGTGACCATGCCGATCCAGTCGCAGGGCATCATCACCCGCGACAACGTCAGCGTCGACGTGTCGGCCGTGGCGTACTTCCGTGTCGTGGACGCCGTGAAGTCGGTCATCGCCATCGAGAACGTGCACGCCGCGACCAACCAGATCGCCCAGACCACCCTGCGCAAGGTCGTCGGCCAGCACACCCTGGACGAAACGCTGTCGGAGACCGACCGGATCAACCTGGGCATCCGAGAAATCCTCGACGTCGCCACCGCCGAGTGGGGCGTGGAAGTCACCCTGGTCGAGCTCAAGGACATCCAGCTGCCGGACAGCATGAAGCGCGCGATGGCCCGGCAGGCCGAGGCGGAGCGGGAGAAGCGCGCCAAGATCATCAACGCGGAGGGCGAATCGCTCGCCGCGGCGGCGCTGGGCGACGCCTCGGACACCATGATGGCCCACCCTCTGGCCCTTCAACTCCGCAACCTGCAAAGCCTCGTGGAGATCGGTGTCGACAAGAACACCACCGTCGTCTTCCCCGCCCCGCTGATGAGCACCATCGGCGAACTGGGTGCCTTCCTCAGCAGGGAGTCCGCAGCCGCCGCACCGGTCCCGGCACCAGCACCAGCACCAGCACCAGCACCAGCACCCGAGCCGGTCGACCTCGCCAAGGCCGGCCACGCGCCGGGACCGAAAGCAAACGGCGCGATCCAGCAGCCGGTCTGA